In the Acropora muricata isolate sample 2 chromosome 1, ASM3666990v1, whole genome shotgun sequence genome, one interval contains:
- the LOC136911115 gene encoding uncharacterized protein: MIMARFVGLFFALALSKHFLFRVTEQHKCSSSSGISGCECLFLGACDVHGKRKVNLDLAKHEPLGLEQFGHVNNPLAERNLAYLCEGLIVGILYDCNNRIPLYGATVIRGSQFNGEPDSRPTKKFKLSNSGLHKYFQQSNDDYDKALERNICYFKRSFGKEVVDVAWYRAKNSVMPSDDVCTGGSSDLKTQVHRGHLVASQYGVGDQTLKKATFVYTNAVPQFADFNSVPWQIAEGALVTWFSNNCVSNGKQNAQMFIIVGVMPSTMLGTSRTPRYFGKKGFSDYQDDTNYRVNVPAAMWTAACCTFMFTADRGQSWQRGVKSTAFWRENEPGLLPVKRESILGLELMLSQHTRLKINLFPYSAGECSKSANYVRI; the protein is encoded by the coding sequence ATGATCATGGCCAGATTCGTAGGCCTTTTTTTTGCCTTAGCGCTATCCAAGCACTTTCTGTTTCGGGTTACGGAACAGCACAAGTGCAGTAGTTCATCGGGGATATCTGGATGCGAGTGCTTGTTTTTGGGAGCTTGTGACGTTCACGGGAAACGCAAAGTTAACTTGGATCTAGCTAAACACGAGCCGTTAGGTCTAGAACAGTTCGGACATGTTAACAATCCTCTGGCTGAACGAAACTTGGCGTATTTGTGCGAAGGCCTCATAGTAGGTATACTGTACGACTGTAATAATCGAATACCGTTATATGGGGCCACTGTGATTCGTGGAAGTCAGTTCAATGGAGAACCTGACAGCCGACCGACAAAAAAGTTTAAACTTAGCAACAGCGGGTTGCACAAATATTTTCAGCAATCAAACGACGACTACGACAAAGCGTTAGAACGAAATATTTGTTACTTTAAAAGGAGCTTTGGAAAAGAAGTCGTTGACGTCGCTTGGTACAGAGCGAAGAACTCGGTAATGCCGTCTGatgatgtttgtactggtgggTCTAGCGACTTAAAAACACAAGTGCACAGGGGTCATTTGGTTGCCTCACAGTACGGCGTAGGAGACCAGACGTTAAAAAAAGCAACTTTTGTTTACACCAATGCGGTCCCTCAGTTTGCGGATTTTAATTCTGTGCCATGGCAAATCGCTGAAGGTGCACTCGTGACTTGGTTCTCAAACAATTGTGTAAGTAATGGCAAGCAAAACGCTCAAATGTTTATCATTGTTGGTGTGATGCCTTCTACGATGCTGGGTACCTCGAGAACGCCGAGATACTTTGGCAAAAAAGGGTTCAGCGACTATCAGGATGACACCAATTACCGGGTGAACGTTCCTGCAGCCATGTGGACAGCTGCCTGTTGCACCTTTATGTTTACAGCAGACAGGGGACAGTCGTGGCAGCGAGGTGTTAAGAGCACGGCCTTCTGGAGAGAGAACGAACCTGGACTACTGCCAGTCAAACGAGAAAGCATTTTGGGTTTGGAATTGATGCTTAGCCAACACACACGATTGAAGATAAACTTGTTTCCGTATTCCGCCGGTGAATGTTCGAAGTCGGCGAACTACGTCAGGATCTAA
- the LOC136920186 gene encoding perforin-like protein 1 isoform X2, translating into MPLGQGQGGKSSHNFGVRLDSQLQDCQEAHWKRSFPDLDYAFFGYDILKGYPLASGHDPGFTHPIFLSKYSSDKQTSDCRYSVPEGLIVVPDVSCVTSFSSKVIRNKVEMSSSLATAANVEGGGWGFKFSASASYKQSVAQMSSGEYLYIISQAQCRYYFSKLDATEPPPFHPGFVSWAKKLTSSDSSQDDLVQFIEYFGTHYASEITFGARFMKQHKVSQYKYESLREKDVSVEAQASYSGLFSVGGGFSLNSKQRSAASNFQESVETSTITVGAAPPSNGDAMTWASSVQENPVPTKYSLSPVYDLFTERFAKHLPGIDLNAMRQRLINTSRNYCWILKKKGKIDSCDNSINLGTTLQGVDVTSFGYRYLSNLDEAGCRASCLLEDTCLAVQFSATTRGCKLLDTKPRWVKDEAKSKIVVFLTRLQRERNTLVFNELKVKTTQQPRRSEIADNITECNSSCFQDAFCAAFVFCVPSRTGSWCKTSKNCLLYSKQQVAAVEEDEYSEMYFVWKDYAHVTDKAQINRRKRKVTPDKKKDV; encoded by the exons ATGCCGCTAGGACAAGGGCAAGGCGGCAAATCTTCCCATAACTTTG GAGTGCGGCTAGACTCTCAGCTTCAAGATTGCCAAGAAGCTCACTGGAAACGATCATTTCCAGATCTTGATTACGCGTTCTTTGGGTACGATATCTTAAAAGGATATCCACTGGCATCAGGGCATGATCCTGGCTTCACTCACCCAATCTTTCTGTCAAAGTATTCATCCGACAAGCAGACCTCTGACTGTCGTTACAGTGTTCCTGAAGGGCTGATCGTGGTGCCCGATGTGTCGTGTGTAACCTCGTTTTCGTCCAAAGTGATTCGAAACAAAGTGGAGATGTCTTCGTCTCTTGCCACAGCAGCGAACGTTGAAG GAGGTGGATGGGGCTTCAAGTTCTCCGCCAGCGCAAGCTATAAACAATCCGTTGCCCAGATGTCGTCAGGGGAGTACCTTTACATAATTTCACAGGCACAGTGTCGTTATTACTTTAGCAAACTCGATGCCACCGAACCGCCGCCATTTCATCCAGGGTTTGTGAGCTGGGCGAAGAAACTGACTTCCTCAGATTCTAGTCAAGATGACCTCGTTCAGTTCATAGAATACTTTGGAACTCATTACGCGTCAGAAATTACCTTTGGAGCACGATTCATGAAACAGCATAAAGTCAGCCAATACAAATATGAATCACTGAGAGAGAAAGATGTAAGTGTAGAGGCACAAGCCAGCTACTCCGGTTTGTTCAGTGTTGGAGGTGGATTTTCATTGAATTCTAAGCAGAGATCCGCCGCTTCCAACTTTCAAGAGTCCGTGGAAACCAGCACTATCACTGTGGGAGCAGCTCCTCCTAGTAATGGCGATGCCATGACTTGGGCTTCATCTGTTCAGGAAAACCCAGTTCCAACAAAGTACTCTCTATCACCCGTCTATGACCTTTTTACTGAAAGGTTCGCCAAGCATCTTCCTGGGATTGATCTGAACGCCATGCGGCAGAGGCTGATTAACACTTCCAGGAATTATTGctggattttgaaaaaaaagggaaagataGATTCATGTGATAATAGCATTAATCTGGGGACAACTCTTCAAGGCGTCGACGTAACATCATTTG gcTACAGGTATTTGTCAAACTTGGACGAGGCAGGATGTCGAGCTAGTTGCCTTCTGGAGGACACCTGCCTTGCAGTGCAGTTCTCCGCGACCACTAGAGGCTGCAAACTCCTGGACACAAAACCGAGATGGGTCAAGGACGAGGCGAAGTCCAAAATAGTTGTGTTCTTGACAAGATTACAGCGAGAAAGGAACACTCTTGTTTTCAATGAGCTGAAGGTCAAAACAACTCAGCAGCCACGCCGCTCCGAGATAGCTGATAACATAACGGAATGCAATTCCTCTTGTTTCCAAGACGCCTTCTGTGCAGCCTTTGTCTTCTGCGTGCCTTCTAGGACAGGAAGCTGGTGTAAGACCTCCAAAAATTGCTTGCTGTATTCAAAACAGCAGGTCGCAGCTGTTGAAGAAGATGAGTATTCCGAGATGTATTTTGTGTGGAAAGATTACGCTCACGTTACAGACAAAGCCCAAATTAACAGACGAAAACGTAAAGTAACACCAGACAAAAAGAAAGATGTGTAA
- the LOC136920186 gene encoding uncharacterized protein isoform X1 codes for MSKGPAARYMHNIELLKEVDKSARTAQKQERHIEALESQVGEINSGRSAKSKVCIKRHWKSAVIILLCLAVSVLATLVSLSTVRSRYDDSSSEQSPQKSSLRLAMPLGQGQGGKSSHNFGVRLDSQLQDCQEAHWKRSFPDLDYAFFGYDILKGYPLASGHDPGFTHPIFLSKYSSDKQTSDCRYSVPEGLIVVPDVSCVTSFSSKVIRNKVEMSSSLATAANVEGGGWGFKFSASASYKQSVAQMSSGEYLYIISQAQCRYYFSKLDATEPPPFHPGFVSWAKKLTSSDSSQDDLVQFIEYFGTHYASEITFGARFMKQHKVSQYKYESLREKDVSVEAQASYSGLFSVGGGFSLNSKQRSAASNFQESVETSTITVGAAPPSNGDAMTWASSVQENPVPTKYSLSPVYDLFTERFAKHLPGIDLNAMRQRLINTSRNYCWILKKKGKIDSCDNSINLGTTLQGVDVTSFGYRYLSNLDEAGCRASCLLEDTCLAVQFSATTRGCKLLDTKPRWVKDEAKSKIVVFLTRLQRERNTLVFNELKVKTTQQPRRSEIADNITECNSSCFQDAFCAAFVFCVPSRTGSWCKTSKNCLLYSKQQVAAVEEDEYSEMYFVWKDYAHVTDKAQINRRKRKVTPDKKKDV; via the exons ATGAGTAAG GGCCCAGCAGCTAGGTATATGCATAACATTGAGTTGCTAAAGGAGGTGGATAAATCTGCAAGAACTGCACAGAAACAGGAAAGACACATAGAGGCCCTAGAGAGTCAAGTCGGCGAAATTAACTCTGGGCGTTCGGCGAAGTCCAAG GTTTGTATAAAGAGACACTGGAAGTCGGCAGTTATCATACTGTTATGCCTAGCCGTGTCGGTATTGGCAACTCTAGTTTCTCTCTCCACTGTGCGCTCGAG GTATGATGATAGTTCTTCGGAACAATCGCCTCAGAAGTCCTCTCTGAGACTTGCGATGCCGCTAGGACAAGGGCAAGGCGGCAAATCTTCCCATAACTTTG GAGTGCGGCTAGACTCTCAGCTTCAAGATTGCCAAGAAGCTCACTGGAAACGATCATTTCCAGATCTTGATTACGCGTTCTTTGGGTACGATATCTTAAAAGGATATCCACTGGCATCAGGGCATGATCCTGGCTTCACTCACCCAATCTTTCTGTCAAAGTATTCATCCGACAAGCAGACCTCTGACTGTCGTTACAGTGTTCCTGAAGGGCTGATCGTGGTGCCCGATGTGTCGTGTGTAACCTCGTTTTCGTCCAAAGTGATTCGAAACAAAGTGGAGATGTCTTCGTCTCTTGCCACAGCAGCGAACGTTGAAG GAGGTGGATGGGGCTTCAAGTTCTCCGCCAGCGCAAGCTATAAACAATCCGTTGCCCAGATGTCGTCAGGGGAGTACCTTTACATAATTTCACAGGCACAGTGTCGTTATTACTTTAGCAAACTCGATGCCACCGAACCGCCGCCATTTCATCCAGGGTTTGTGAGCTGGGCGAAGAAACTGACTTCCTCAGATTCTAGTCAAGATGACCTCGTTCAGTTCATAGAATACTTTGGAACTCATTACGCGTCAGAAATTACCTTTGGAGCACGATTCATGAAACAGCATAAAGTCAGCCAATACAAATATGAATCACTGAGAGAGAAAGATGTAAGTGTAGAGGCACAAGCCAGCTACTCCGGTTTGTTCAGTGTTGGAGGTGGATTTTCATTGAATTCTAAGCAGAGATCCGCCGCTTCCAACTTTCAAGAGTCCGTGGAAACCAGCACTATCACTGTGGGAGCAGCTCCTCCTAGTAATGGCGATGCCATGACTTGGGCTTCATCTGTTCAGGAAAACCCAGTTCCAACAAAGTACTCTCTATCACCCGTCTATGACCTTTTTACTGAAAGGTTCGCCAAGCATCTTCCTGGGATTGATCTGAACGCCATGCGGCAGAGGCTGATTAACACTTCCAGGAATTATTGctggattttgaaaaaaaagggaaagataGATTCATGTGATAATAGCATTAATCTGGGGACAACTCTTCAAGGCGTCGACGTAACATCATTTG gcTACAGGTATTTGTCAAACTTGGACGAGGCAGGATGTCGAGCTAGTTGCCTTCTGGAGGACACCTGCCTTGCAGTGCAGTTCTCCGCGACCACTAGAGGCTGCAAACTCCTGGACACAAAACCGAGATGGGTCAAGGACGAGGCGAAGTCCAAAATAGTTGTGTTCTTGACAAGATTACAGCGAGAAAGGAACACTCTTGTTTTCAATGAGCTGAAGGTCAAAACAACTCAGCAGCCACGCCGCTCCGAGATAGCTGATAACATAACGGAATGCAATTCCTCTTGTTTCCAAGACGCCTTCTGTGCAGCCTTTGTCTTCTGCGTGCCTTCTAGGACAGGAAGCTGGTGTAAGACCTCCAAAAATTGCTTGCTGTATTCAAAACAGCAGGTCGCAGCTGTTGAAGAAGATGAGTATTCCGAGATGTATTTTGTGTGGAAAGATTACGCTCACGTTACAGACAAAGCCCAAATTAACAGACGAAAACGTAAAGTAACACCAGACAAAAAGAAAGATGTGTAA